A region from the Sulfurivermis fontis genome encodes:
- a CDS encoding ammonium transporter, producing MEPNTAPNDVLFVLLGAIMVLAMHAGFAFLEVGTVRRKNQVNALVKIISDFAVSTIAYFFIGYAVAYGVSFYSAAPTLADKSGYELVKFFFLLTFAAAIPAIVSGGIAERAKFQPQLAATFVLVALVYPFFEGMVWNARYGLQDWLTAAFGAAFHDFAGSVVVHAVGGWIGLAAVLQLGHRKGRYGKNGEVYAHPPSSIPFLALGAWILTVGWFGFNVMSAQTLAGISGLVAVNSLMAMVGGTLTALLAGKNDPGFVHNGPLAGLVAVCAGSDLMHPLGALVTGGIAGALFVWLFTLAQNRWKIDDVLGVWPLHGLCGAWGGLAAGLFGLEALGGMGGVSFASQLVGTVLGIVIAFTGGLVVYGALKKLVGIRLSEEEEFHGADLSIHKIMAEPEYDR from the coding sequence ATGGAACCCAACACTGCACCAAACGATGTCCTGTTCGTCCTCCTGGGCGCCATTATGGTGCTCGCCATGCACGCCGGTTTCGCCTTCCTGGAGGTGGGCACGGTACGGCGCAAGAACCAGGTCAACGCCCTGGTCAAGATCATCTCCGACTTCGCCGTTTCCACCATCGCCTATTTCTTCATCGGCTACGCCGTGGCCTACGGCGTCAGCTTCTACAGCGCCGCGCCGACCCTGGCCGACAAGAGCGGCTATGAGCTGGTGAAGTTCTTCTTCCTCCTCACCTTCGCCGCCGCCATCCCGGCCATCGTCTCCGGCGGCATCGCCGAGCGTGCCAAGTTCCAGCCGCAGCTCGCCGCCACCTTCGTGCTGGTGGCCCTGGTGTATCCCTTCTTCGAGGGGATGGTGTGGAATGCCCGCTACGGTCTGCAGGACTGGCTCACCGCCGCCTTCGGCGCCGCCTTCCACGACTTCGCCGGCTCGGTGGTGGTGCATGCGGTGGGCGGCTGGATCGGTCTCGCCGCCGTGCTGCAGCTGGGGCACCGCAAGGGCCGCTACGGCAAGAACGGCGAGGTGTACGCCCACCCGCCCTCCAGCATTCCGTTCCTCGCCCTGGGCGCCTGGATCCTCACCGTGGGCTGGTTCGGCTTCAACGTGATGTCGGCACAGACCCTGGCGGGCATCTCCGGCCTGGTGGCGGTCAACTCGCTGATGGCAATGGTCGGCGGCACCCTGACGGCCCTGCTGGCGGGCAAAAACGACCCCGGCTTCGTCCACAACGGCCCGCTGGCCGGGCTGGTGGCGGTATGCGCCGGTTCCGACCTGATGCACCCGCTGGGGGCGCTCGTCACCGGCGGCATCGCCGGCGCCCTGTTCGTCTGGCTGTTCACCCTGGCGCAGAACCGCTGGAAGATCGACGACGTGCTCGGCGTGTGGCCGCTGCACGGCCTGTGCGGCGCCTGGGGCGGCCTCGCCGCCGGCCTCTTCGGTCTGGAGGCCCTGGGTGGCATGGGTGGGGTGAGTTTCGCCTCCCAGCTCGTCGGCACCGTGCTCGGCATCGTCATCGCCTTCACCGGCGGTCTGGTGGTATACGGCGCCCTGAAGAAGCTGGTGGGCATCCGCCTGTCCGAGGAGGAGGAGTTCCACGGCGCCGACCTGTCGATCCACAAGATCATGGCGGAGCCGGAATACGACCGCTGA